From Stenotrophomonas nitritireducens, the proteins below share one genomic window:
- a CDS encoding Y-family DNA polymerase — translation MRWACILLPHLAMDGVLRACAEPAAARVLISGPSQRRVVHAVNPAAAALGLKAGQSLVTAQALATGFEIHPYEPDAQSEWHRFLAAWAYQFSSQVSLQYAQALIIEIEHSLALFGPWPKFEARLRQELGALGFRHRIALAPNPVAARALANAGDGICVDEAGLLALLGQLPVARAGFGASASAAFARMGIRTVKQLQALPRASINRRFAPDVLRQLDALLGERPFVLQPYQPPDVFELRIELGYEVESSQALLFPLRRLTSDLAAFLAGRDGSVQRFALLLEHEDRPATTVEIGLLAAERDASLLFEIARSRLEQAKLPAPVRQFGLRADQLPAFVPEHRELFDTRPQQSMPWEQLRERLRARLGDQSVHGLRVHADHRPEHAWRAEAAPAAVSNADSLPSPVRPGWLLRTPQPWPGASPELLSAPERIESGWWDGADVRRDYYRVSTRFGQQAWAWREVGGEGGFMLQGWFA, via the coding sequence ATGCGTTGGGCCTGCATTTTATTGCCACATCTGGCCATGGATGGCGTGTTGCGCGCCTGCGCCGAGCCGGCAGCCGCGCGGGTGCTGATCAGCGGGCCGAGCCAGCGCCGGGTAGTGCATGCGGTCAATCCAGCAGCGGCAGCGCTGGGCTTGAAGGCAGGGCAATCGCTGGTGACGGCGCAGGCCTTGGCAACCGGGTTTGAAATACATCCCTACGAGCCCGACGCACAGTCGGAGTGGCATCGTTTTCTTGCCGCCTGGGCGTATCAGTTCAGTTCGCAGGTAAGTCTGCAGTATGCGCAGGCCTTGATCATCGAGATCGAACACAGTCTGGCGTTGTTCGGGCCATGGCCAAAGTTCGAGGCACGCCTGCGGCAGGAGCTGGGCGCATTGGGTTTCCGCCATCGGATCGCCTTGGCCCCCAATCCGGTGGCAGCACGCGCCCTGGCCAATGCCGGTGATGGCATCTGCGTGGATGAGGCAGGGTTGCTGGCATTGCTTGGCCAGTTGCCGGTGGCCCGCGCCGGGTTTGGTGCCAGTGCATCGGCCGCTTTCGCGCGCATGGGCATCCGCACCGTCAAACAGTTGCAGGCTTTGCCACGGGCCAGCATCAATCGCCGCTTTGCGCCCGATGTGCTGCGGCAACTGGATGCCTTGTTGGGCGAGAGACCCTTCGTCCTGCAGCCGTACCAGCCGCCGGATGTGTTCGAGCTGCGCATCGAGCTGGGCTACGAGGTGGAATCCTCGCAGGCGCTGCTGTTCCCGCTGCGGCGTTTGACCTCCGATCTGGCCGCGTTTCTTGCCGGGCGCGACGGCAGCGTGCAGCGTTTTGCACTGTTGCTGGAACACGAGGACCGGCCAGCCACCACGGTGGAAATCGGCCTGCTGGCGGCCGAACGTGATGCCAGCCTGTTGTTCGAGATTGCCCGCAGCCGCCTGGAGCAGGCCAAGCTGCCGGCGCCGGTGCGCCAGTTCGGCCTGCGTGCCGATCAATTGCCGGCCTTCGTCCCGGAGCACCGCGAGCTGTTCGACACCCGCCCACAGCAGAGCATGCCGTGGGAGCAGTTGCGCGAACGTCTGCGCGCACGCCTGGGCGACCAATCCGTGCACGGGCTGCGCGTACATGCCGATCATCGTCCCGAGCATGCCTGGCGTGCTGAGGCAGCCCCAGCGGCAGTTTCAAACGCCGATAGCCTGCCGTCGCCAGTGCGGCCCGGTTGGTTGCTGCGCACACCGCAGCCTTGGCCGGGGGCAAGCCCGGAGCTGTTGTCGGCACCAGAGCGGATTGAAAGCGGCTGGTGGGACGGCGCTGACGTGCGCCGTGATTACTATCGTGTCAGTACCCGCTTCGGCCAGCAGGCCTGGGCCTGGCGCGAGGTGGGCGGCGAGGGCGGTTTCATGCTGCAGGGCTGGTTCGCATGA
- a CDS encoding OmpA family protein gives MTTLTVVRNLSLGLVTAAVLSACATGGSYVQQDQYGNQTQQQNKTGKGALIGSAIGVAAGLLSGGNATERRQRAMVGAGIGALGGAAVGNYQDRQERALRERTANTGIDVQRDGDNITLSLPDGITFDFNKTTLKPQFYGALNGVASTLSEYNQTMIEVVGHTDSIGTDAVNNRISKERADAVAAYLTAQGVQRERIETLGAGKAYPIADNSTEAGRAQNRRVEIRVIPLRS, from the coding sequence ATGACCACCCTAACTGTTGTTCGCAATCTTTCCCTTGGTCTGGTGACGGCAGCCGTCCTCTCGGCCTGCGCTACCGGTGGCTCGTATGTGCAGCAGGACCAGTACGGCAATCAGACCCAGCAGCAGAACAAGACCGGCAAGGGCGCGTTGATCGGCTCGGCTATCGGTGTTGCTGCCGGCCTGCTCAGCGGCGGCAACGCCACCGAACGTCGTCAGCGTGCAATGGTGGGCGCAGGTATTGGTGCACTGGGTGGCGCTGCGGTTGGCAATTACCAGGACCGCCAGGAGCGCGCACTGCGTGAGCGCACTGCCAACACCGGTATCGACGTGCAGCGCGATGGTGACAACATCACCTTGAGCCTGCCTGATGGCATCACCTTCGACTTCAACAAGACCACCTTGAAGCCGCAGTTCTATGGTGCGCTCAATGGCGTTGCAAGCACCTTGAGTGAGTACAACCAGACCATGATCGAAGTGGTAGGCCACACCGACAGCATCGGTACCGATGCGGTGAACAACCGTATTTCCAAGGAGCGTGCCGATGCGGTTGCGGCCTACCTGACCGCACAGGGCGTGCAGCGCGAGCGCATTGAAACCCTGGGCGCCGGCAAGGCTTACCCGATCGCTGACAACAGCACCGAAGCTGGTCGTGCGCAGAACCGTCGCGTCGAGATCCGCGTGATCCCGCTGCGTTCGTAA
- a CDS encoding cryptochrome/photolyase family protein, whose translation MSTAIVWFRRDLRLRDNPALQAALEAGHEFVPVYIHAPQEEGAWAPGAASNAWLHHSLQQLDAQLRAIGSTLVLRSGDSMAELQALIAETGAEAVYWNRKYEPATQPRDAAIKRGLREQGVQVESHNGYLLFEPWELATLQGGPYKVFTPFWRNALTRWRLPALSEAPRSLNAVTLRSLPLQALGLQPRLGWDAGFWEHWQPGEGGAHEALEVFAEGALNGYREQRDLPDRTGTSLLSPHLHFGEIAPWRIAHTLEGMRSAGRDADIDGYIRQLGWREFSWHLLHHFPQTSDSNLNPRFERFAWEPAQPALLEAWQQGHTGIPIIDAGMRELWATGYMHNRVRMLVGSFLCKHMRMHWQHGARWFWDTLVDADLANNSMGWQWIAGTGADAAPYFRVFNPVTQAQKFDPQARYISRWVPELAALPLKARFAPWQFPELLAEHAPSYPMQPLVDLAQGRDAALAAYQRCR comes from the coding sequence CTGCGTGACAACCCAGCGTTGCAGGCCGCGCTTGAGGCTGGCCATGAGTTTGTGCCGGTCTACATCCATGCGCCGCAGGAAGAGGGTGCATGGGCGCCGGGCGCGGCTTCCAATGCCTGGCTGCATCATTCACTGCAGCAGCTGGATGCCCAGCTGCGTGCGATCGGATCAACGCTGGTGCTGCGCAGTGGCGACAGCATGGCCGAACTACAGGCGCTGATCGCCGAAACCGGCGCCGAGGCGGTCTACTGGAATCGCAAGTACGAGCCGGCCACCCAGCCGCGTGATGCGGCGATCAAGCGTGGGCTGCGCGAACAGGGCGTGCAGGTTGAAAGCCATAACGGTTATCTGCTGTTCGAACCCTGGGAGCTGGCCACGCTGCAGGGTGGCCCGTACAAGGTATTCACCCCGTTCTGGCGCAACGCGTTGACCCGCTGGCGGCTGCCGGCCTTGTCCGAGGCGCCGCGCAGCTTGAATGCAGTCACGCTGCGCAGCCTGCCATTGCAGGCCTTGGGCCTGCAACCGCGCTTGGGCTGGGATGCCGGCTTCTGGGAGCACTGGCAGCCGGGCGAGGGCGGCGCGCACGAAGCGCTTGAGGTATTCGCCGAAGGTGCGCTCAACGGCTACCGCGAGCAGCGCGATCTGCCCGATCGCACCGGTACCTCGTTGTTGTCGCCGCACCTGCATTTCGGCGAGATCGCCCCGTGGCGGATCGCGCATACGCTGGAAGGCATGCGCAGCGCCGGCCGCGATGCCGATATTGATGGCTATATTCGCCAGTTGGGGTGGCGCGAGTTCTCCTGGCATCTGCTGCATCACTTCCCGCAGACCAGTGACAGCAACCTCAATCCGCGCTTCGAGCGTTTTGCCTGGGAGCCGGCGCAACCGGCCTTGCTGGAAGCCTGGCAGCAGGGGCACACCGGTATTCCGATCATCGATGCAGGCATGCGTGAGCTGTGGGCCACCGGCTACATGCACAACCGGGTGCGGATGCTGGTGGGCAGTTTCCTGTGCAAGCACATGCGCATGCATTGGCAGCACGGCGCCCGCTGGTTCTGGGACACCTTGGTGGACGCCGACCTGGCCAACAACAGCATGGGCTGGCAGTGGATCGCCGGTACCGGTGCCGACGCGGCACCGTATTTCCGGGTATTCAACCCGGTGACCCAGGCGCAGAAGTTCGATCCGCAGGCGCGCTATATCAGCCGCTGGGTGCCCGAGCTGGCCGCGCTGCCGCTCAAGGCGCGGTTCGCGCCGTGGCAGTTTCCAGAGCTGCTGGCCGAACATGCGCCAAGCTACCCGATGCAGCCGCTGGTGGATCTGGCACAGGGGCGTGATGCCGCCCTGGCCGCTTATCAGCGCTGCCGCTGA
- the lexA gene encoding transcriptional repressor LexA, protein MTDLSPRRAAILRYIRDQVNGHGQAPSLAEIASACGLASRGAARKHVLALSEAGLVEVTAGQARGIRPAGQGARTELLQVPVLGRVAAGAPIGADAGLVDTLALDERLFAVRPDYLLRVQGDSMIDDGILDGDLVGVRRSSDARNGQTVVARLDGELTIKRLARSGTTLRLLPRNPAYAPIEVQPGQDFAVEGVFCGLVRRG, encoded by the coding sequence ATGACCGACCTCAGCCCCCGCCGTGCCGCCATCCTCCGCTACATCCGTGACCAGGTGAATGGCCACGGGCAGGCGCCGTCCCTGGCTGAAATTGCCAGTGCCTGTGGGCTGGCTTCACGGGGCGCGGCGCGCAAGCATGTGCTGGCCTTGAGCGAGGCCGGGCTGGTCGAAGTGACTGCCGGTCAGGCACGCGGGATCCGCCCGGCGGGCCAGGGCGCACGCACGGAATTGCTGCAGGTACCGGTTCTCGGGCGGGTTGCCGCCGGCGCGCCGATCGGTGCCGATGCCGGTCTGGTCGATACGCTGGCACTGGATGAGCGCCTGTTTGCGGTGCGCCCGGATTACCTGCTGCGCGTGCAGGGCGATTCGATGATCGACGACGGTATTCTGGATGGCGACCTGGTCGGGGTGCGGCGCAGCAGTGATGCACGCAACGGGCAGACCGTGGTTGCCCGGCTGGATGGCGAGTTGACCATCAAACGGCTCGCACGCAGTGGCACAACGCTGCGCCTGCTGCCACGCAATCCGGCCTATGCACCGATTGAGGTGCAGCCCGGTCAGGATTTCGCCGTGGAGGGCGTTTTCTGTGGCCTGGTGCGGCGCGGCTGA
- a CDS encoding GGDEF domain-containing protein, producing the protein MDPKVPIKPYPSLPQALRSVPLRTIAPVTTLALLCFAFWLWFDGDRLAAVISSLLAGLALLASAWIHQRQPRLEIGGALLCLATVGGCLLSAWQLGSTALPWTYLALMSNFFIVRNQIATALNLLLVAGLLLMPGLLLGQPSQLQALIVIVLVFGFGYHFSHRLQGDRTRLEMLASLDALTGIPNRRALERALQAHIDGVRAERFRQALVVIDIDNFKEVNDHYGHGAGDTALSDLAAILRFELRENDQVFRFGGEEFVILVDTGSREALARFSERLRKAVYQSLRGPGGRITISAGAAMYAGEQRWQDWFARADAALYAAKGKGRNSVVVAE; encoded by the coding sequence ATGGACCCCAAAGTCCCGATAAAACCGTATCCCTCACTGCCGCAGGCCTTGCGCAGCGTCCCGCTGCGTACCATTGCGCCGGTGACCACGCTGGCGTTGCTGTGCTTTGCGTTCTGGCTGTGGTTTGACGGGGACAGGCTTGCAGCCGTCATCAGCAGCCTGCTGGCAGGCCTGGCCCTGCTGGCCAGCGCATGGATCCATCAACGTCAGCCCCGTCTGGAAATCGGCGGCGCGCTGCTATGCCTGGCCACGGTGGGCGGCTGCCTGCTGTCGGCCTGGCAACTGGGCAGCACTGCGCTGCCATGGACCTACCTGGCATTGATGTCGAATTTCTTCATCGTTCGCAATCAGATCGCCACCGCGCTCAACCTGCTGCTGGTGGCGGGCCTGCTGCTGATGCCGGGCCTGCTGCTGGGCCAGCCTTCGCAACTGCAGGCACTGATCGTGATCGTGCTGGTCTTCGGTTTTGGCTACCACTTCTCCCACCGCCTGCAAGGTGACCGCACGCGACTGGAAATGCTGGCATCGCTCGATGCCCTGACAGGCATCCCCAACCGGCGAGCCCTGGAAAGAGCGTTGCAGGCGCATATCGACGGTGTACGCGCTGAACGCTTCCGGCAAGCGCTGGTGGTGATCGACATCGACAACTTCAAGGAGGTCAACGACCACTATGGCCACGGCGCCGGTGATACCGCGTTGTCCGACCTGGCCGCCATCCTGCGCTTTGAGCTGCGCGAAAACGATCAGGTATTCCGTTTTGGCGGCGAAGAGTTCGTGATCCTGGTTGACACCGGCAGCCGGGAAGCATTGGCCCGCTTCAGCGAACGCCTGCGCAAGGCTGTCTATCAATCGCTGCGCGGCCCCGGCGGCCGCATCACCATCTCGGCAGGCGCGGCGATGTATGCAGGCGAGCAGCGTTGGCAGGACTGGTTTGCGCGTGCCGATGCTGCGCTGTATGCGGCCAAGGGGAAAGGGCGAAACAGCGTGGTGGTAGCGGAGTAA
- the imuA gene encoding translesion DNA synthesis-associated protein ImuA translates to MGAVVALDSLLHERRVWRGRPAPLPASRQPTGYAQLDAALPTGGWPESALSEILLPAEGVGELRLLWPSLARLTQAGERVVLVAPPHIPYAPAWQAAGIDLRQLQVVQAADQRDALWATEQCLRSGSCGAVLCWPQLAEDKALRRLQVAAESGQTLGFASRPLQAAKNPSPAALRIAIDAQPAQLRVLKCRGGMVPSRPLPFARGQ, encoded by the coding sequence ATGGGCGCGGTTGTTGCCCTTGATAGCCTGCTGCACGAACGCCGGGTCTGGCGCGGCCGACCTGCGCCGTTGCCGGCCAGCCGCCAGCCCACCGGCTATGCGCAACTGGATGCGGCGTTGCCGACGGGCGGGTGGCCAGAATCGGCGCTGAGCGAAATCCTGCTGCCTGCCGAAGGTGTGGGTGAATTGCGCCTGCTGTGGCCAAGCCTGGCGCGGCTGACCCAGGCCGGCGAGCGTGTGGTGCTGGTGGCACCGCCCCATATTCCGTATGCACCGGCCTGGCAGGCGGCGGGCATCGACCTGCGCCAGTTGCAGGTGGTGCAGGCGGCCGATCAGCGCGATGCGCTCTGGGCCACCGAACAATGCCTGCGCTCGGGCAGTTGTGGCGCAGTGCTGTGCTGGCCGCAGCTGGCCGAAGACAAGGCCTTGCGGCGGCTGCAGGTGGCGGCCGAATCCGGGCAGACACTGGGCTTTGCCAGCCGCCCGTTGCAGGCGGCAAAGAATCCTTCACCTGCAGCGTTGCGTATCGCCATCGACGCGCAGCCGGCACAGCTACGGGTGTTGAAGTGCCGCGGTGGCATGGTGCCTTCGCGGCCGCTGCCCTTTGCCCGGGGGCAGTAA